The sequence GGCCAGCGCCCGGGAAAAGCTCGGCTTGGCCACGGGGCGCAGCAAGGCCCAGACGGCCAGGGCGGCCAGCACCACGGCGGCGCTCAGGGTCAGGGGCTTGAACTTGGGGTTGAGGTACTGCCAGTAATCGCCGGCCAGGGCGAGATAGGCCATGAAGACGGCCATGGCCAGCCAGGCCAGTCCGTCGAGGCGGGCGAGGAGGGCGCGCGGGCGGATGGTCACGACGCGCCTCCGGTGGCCAGGCCGAAGGCGACGCAGGCGGCGAAGACCACGGCCGCCGGCAGGATGGCGAGCCGGCGTACGAGCTTTGGCGTAAAGACCTGCCGCCACATGAGCACGAGCTTGAGGTCGAGCATGGGGCCAAGGGCCAGAAAGGCCAGCCGCGCCGCCATGGGAAAGGTGGAAAACGAGGCGGCCACGAAAGCGTCGGCCTGGGAGCAAAGCGACAGCCCCACGGCCAGGGCCATCATGCCCGGGATGGCCAGCGCCATGTCGTTTTCCATGGCCATGACAACAGGGGCCGGGACATAGGCCTTGAAGGCGGCGGCGGCCATGGCCCCGAAGACCAGCACCATGGCCATGTTCAGAAAATCGGCCATGGCGTGGGTGAAGGCGCTGGCCGCCTTGTCGCGCCGGGTCTTTTTCGCCAACGCGGCGACGGGCAGCGCGTCGGCCAGGGAGCCGAAGGGACTGCCCGGGACCGTGGCCGGCGCGTGGCCGTGATCTTGGCCGGGGCCGTGGTCATGGCCGCAGCCGCAAGACGGGGCGTCGCCGGCAAGAGGCCGTAAAAGCGCCTCGGCCTTTTCCCCGCCGGCCAGAAAGCCGACGACGAGCGCGGCCGTGGCGACGATCAGGCAGCGCCACACGGCCATGGTCGGGTCGCCCCGAAAGGCCACCAGCGTGGCCAGGATGGAGACCGGGTTGATGACCGGTGCGGCCAGCATGAAAGTGATGGCCGCTCCTGCCGGCACGCCTTTGCCCATGAGGCGTCGGGCCAGATAGACCACGCCGCATTCGCAGCAGGGCGTGGCCGCGCCAAGGGCCAGGCCGAACAGCGTGGCGGCGATGCGCCCCTTGGGCACAAGCCGCTCCACGCGTTCGCGCGGCACGTAGGCTTCGACCAGCCCCGAGGCCACCGATCCCATAAGCAGGAAGGGCAGCGCCTCCATGACGATGGAGAGCGTGGCCTGGGCGAAAAGACCAAGGGCTCCGGTGGTGTTCATGCCGGAACCGGTTGTGGCGCGGCAAGCGGGCTTTCGTCCAGCCTCCAGGCCGCGCCCTCGCCGGCCGGCACGAACCGGGCCACCCGGTGGTGGAAGGCGGCCAGGGCCGGGCGGTGGGCGATGCTCAAAATGGCCGTATCCGGCAGCCGGTCCACGAGCAGGCCGTACAGCGTCTTTTCGGACG comes from Solidesulfovibrio fructosivorans JJ] and encodes:
- a CDS encoding permease, which produces MNTTGALGLFAQATLSIVMEALPFLLMGSVASGLVEAYVPRERVERLVPKGRIAATLFGLALGAATPCCECGVVYLARRLMGKGVPAGAAITFMLAAPVINPVSILATLVAFRGDPTMAVWRCLIVATAALVVGFLAGGEKAEALLRPLAGDAPSCGCGHDHGPGQDHGHAPATVPGSPFGSLADALPVAALAKKTRRDKAASAFTHAMADFLNMAMVLVFGAMAAAAFKAYVPAPVVMAMENDMALAIPGMMALAVGLSLCSQADAFVAASFSTFPMAARLAFLALGPMLDLKLVLMWRQVFTPKLVRRLAILPAAVVFAACVAFGLATGGAS